In one window of Streptomyces sp. FXJ1.172 DNA:
- a CDS encoding glutathione-independent formaldehyde dehydrogenase yields the protein MKAAVYEGPRTVTVKDVPDAKIEHPCDIIVKITTTNICGSDLHMYEGRTSFESGRTLGHENMGQVVEVGSAVRKVQVGEYVVLPFNIACGFCKQCEQGLTNYCLTMQPEPALAGAAYGFADMGPYQGGQAELLRVPYGDFNALRLGEDAAERQTDYVMLADIFPTGYHATEMAHVKPGDQTIVFGAGPVGLMATYSALLKGAGRVWTADHQPDRLRKAEEIGAIPINTAERSPAEVVKEATLGLGADNGCECVGYQAHDPQGHEDASLTLNGLIDSVRFTGDIGVVGVFLPQDPGGAEAQGELEAQGKVPIDFGMMWFKGQRMGTGQAPVKKYNRALRDLIVGGKAKPSFVVSHELSLDEAPTAYEHFDARDEGWTKVVLHPNGHGNGHKR from the coding sequence ATGAAAGCAGCGGTATACGAAGGACCGCGAACGGTCACAGTGAAGGACGTACCGGACGCGAAGATCGAACACCCCTGCGACATCATCGTCAAGATCACCACCACCAACATCTGCGGTTCGGACCTGCACATGTACGAGGGCCGCACCTCGTTCGAGTCCGGCCGCACCCTGGGACACGAGAACATGGGCCAGGTCGTGGAGGTCGGCTCGGCCGTCCGCAAGGTGCAGGTGGGCGAGTATGTGGTCCTGCCCTTCAACATCGCCTGCGGCTTCTGCAAGCAGTGCGAGCAGGGCCTGACCAACTATTGCCTGACCATGCAGCCGGAACCGGCCCTCGCGGGAGCCGCCTACGGATTCGCCGACATGGGCCCCTACCAGGGCGGCCAGGCGGAGCTGCTGCGCGTGCCCTACGGCGACTTCAACGCGCTGCGTCTGGGCGAGGACGCCGCCGAGCGGCAGACCGACTACGTGATGCTCGCCGACATCTTCCCCACCGGCTATCACGCCACCGAGATGGCCCACGTCAAGCCGGGCGACCAGACCATCGTCTTCGGGGCCGGTCCCGTCGGGCTGATGGCGACCTACTCCGCCCTCCTCAAGGGCGCCGGCCGCGTCTGGACGGCCGACCACCAGCCCGACCGGCTGCGCAAGGCGGAGGAGATCGGGGCCATCCCGATCAACACCGCCGAGCGGAGCCCGGCGGAGGTCGTCAAGGAGGCCACCCTCGGTCTGGGCGCCGACAACGGCTGCGAATGCGTCGGCTACCAGGCACACGACCCCCAGGGACACGAGGACGCCAGCCTCACGCTCAACGGCCTGATCGACTCGGTCAGGTTCACGGGCGACATCGGCGTGGTGGGCGTGTTCCTGCCCCAGGACCCCGGCGGCGCGGAGGCCCAGGGCGAGCTGGAAGCTCAGGGCAAGGTCCCGATCGACTTCGGCATGATGTGGTTCAAGGGCCAGCGCATGGGAACCGGGCAGGCGCCGGTGAAGAAGTACAATCGGGCGCTGCGGGACCTGATCGTCGGCGGGAAGGCGAAGCCGAGCTTCGTCGTCTCCCACGAGCTCAGCCTGGACGAGGCCCCCACCGCCTACGAGCACTTCGACGCCCGTGACGAAGGCTGGACCAAGGTGGTCCTGCATCCCAACGGACACGGGAACGGCCACAAGCGGTAA
- a CDS encoding FUSC family protein, which yields MTWLRAFGEVVRSGLTIEETRLEPLLALRTAAGVAIVIGPALWLVSPAYAASAALGAYSAGGATFQRSWRPRKVVALGAGAGLALSTFVGYLAAGRLVTFLPLLAVWAFAAGMAWAVGSTAGIVAATTVGSMLVTVTLPTSIGRALEHAGVIALGGVTQAVLILLFPIRRWGAHRDALADALAAVADYARRLRHDPTAPFDPEPLMTARDAAAVTPSQARTRPPVLHGPRGLAERIRPVVAALADPDVGAPAEGPGRDRARELLDAAADVLDAAARSIRRGTPAEVRPGSMDVLCVDEEHEVLEGPARQAAERLVELLGEALEIAGSGCARGRTPMPPGLAGAQFLVRPTMLRLVPVVVRAVRREFRRDSPVFRHAVRLAAVATLGYLIAARLPLGHGYWAPIASVMVMRPDFHRTYARAVARLAGTLAGVALATGMVRALGPDAHVSGALAVVSAGLSYTLNRTGYAYSQCFTAAYVVFLLGMGGQAWEQTVPERVVLTLLGGALAMLAYVVFPAWETPRLPGRLADWLAANGRYAAAVLRDYAEPTREHHAGMRRALLESREARAAWQEAYDRARQEPVRPRGLTSREAQEAQEALKGFGRAAMLMESNVPRTDSRFVPEAERFAEALETDTAKAAMAVREHRNPDWGRVEEALHAWEDAAGNGSPVVRREAELQKRALEDLATAVSRTPLERDVGSAREEQRVRAALAAEGNGAGPAHRGG from the coding sequence GTGACGTGGCTGCGGGCCTTCGGGGAGGTCGTGCGATCTGGGCTCACGATCGAGGAGACGCGGCTGGAGCCCCTGCTCGCGCTGCGCACGGCCGCTGGGGTGGCGATCGTCATCGGGCCGGCGCTGTGGCTGGTCTCCCCTGCGTATGCCGCGTCCGCCGCCCTCGGCGCCTACTCCGCGGGTGGGGCCACCTTCCAGCGCAGCTGGCGTCCGCGCAAGGTGGTCGCGCTCGGCGCGGGCGCGGGTCTGGCGCTCAGCACCTTCGTGGGCTACCTGGCGGCGGGGCGACTCGTGACGTTCCTGCCGCTGCTGGCCGTATGGGCCTTTGCCGCGGGCATGGCGTGGGCCGTCGGATCGACCGCTGGGATCGTCGCAGCGACGACCGTGGGCAGCATGCTGGTGACCGTCACCTTGCCCACGAGCATCGGTCGCGCCCTGGAGCACGCCGGGGTCATCGCACTCGGGGGCGTGACGCAGGCCGTGCTGATCTTGCTGTTCCCGATCCGGCGTTGGGGAGCGCATCGTGACGCGCTCGCCGACGCCCTGGCCGCCGTGGCGGACTACGCCCGCCGATTGCGGCACGACCCGACCGCCCCGTTCGACCCGGAGCCGTTGATGACGGCCCGGGACGCGGCTGCCGTGACGCCGTCACAGGCCCGCACCCGTCCCCCCGTCCTGCACGGCCCCCGGGGACTCGCCGAGCGCATTCGGCCGGTCGTCGCCGCGCTCGCCGACCCGGACGTCGGCGCCCCGGCGGAGGGACCCGGGCGGGACCGCGCGCGGGAGTTGCTCGACGCGGCAGCCGACGTTCTGGATGCGGCCGCCCGTTCGATCCGCCGCGGCACCCCCGCCGAGGTGCGGCCCGGGAGCATGGACGTCCTGTGCGTCGACGAGGAGCACGAGGTGCTGGAGGGCCCCGCGCGGCAAGCCGCCGAACGGCTCGTGGAACTGCTCGGCGAGGCGTTGGAGATCGCCGGGAGCGGCTGCGCGCGCGGGAGGACGCCCATGCCGCCCGGCCTCGCCGGCGCCCAGTTCCTGGTGCGGCCGACAATGCTCCGGCTGGTCCCGGTCGTCGTACGGGCGGTCCGCCGTGAGTTCCGCCGGGACTCGCCGGTGTTCCGGCACGCCGTCCGCCTGGCGGCGGTGGCCACGCTCGGCTATCTGATCGCCGCCCGGCTCCCACTGGGCCACGGCTACTGGGCGCCCATCGCCTCGGTGATGGTGATGCGGCCGGACTTCCACCGGACGTACGCGCGTGCAGTGGCCCGTCTCGCCGGGACCCTGGCGGGGGTCGCGCTCGCCACTGGGATGGTGCGGGCCCTGGGCCCGGACGCCCATGTGTCCGGCGCGCTGGCGGTGGTCTCGGCGGGCCTGTCGTACACGCTGAACCGTACCGGCTACGCCTACTCCCAGTGCTTCACCGCCGCGTACGTCGTCTTCCTGCTCGGCATGGGCGGCCAGGCATGGGAGCAGACGGTCCCGGAGCGGGTGGTGCTCACCCTGCTCGGCGGGGCCCTGGCGATGCTGGCGTACGTGGTGTTCCCCGCATGGGAGACACCCCGGCTGCCGGGCCGGCTCGCGGACTGGCTCGCCGCCAACGGCCGCTACGCGGCCGCGGTGCTCCGCGACTACGCCGAACCGACCCGGGAGCATCACGCCGGCATGCGCAGGGCACTGCTGGAGAGCAGGGAGGCACGTGCCGCCTGGCAGGAGGCATACGACCGGGCAAGGCAGGAACCGGTCCGCCCCAGGGGTCTGACGTCGCGCGAGGCGCAGGAGGCGCAGGAGGCGCTCAAGGGGTTCGGCCGGGCAGCGATGCTCATGGAGAGCAACGTCCCGCGGACCGACAGCCGTTTCGTCCCCGAGGCGGAGCGATTCGCCGAGGCCCTGGAGACGGACACCGCGAAGGCAGCAATGGCCGTGCGCGAGCACAGGAATCCGGACTGGGGACGCGTGGAGGAGGCGCTCCACGCGTGGGAGGACGCCGCCGGCAATGGGAGCCCGGTCGTGCGGCGCGAGGCGGAACTGCAAAAACGGGCCTTGGAAGACCTCGCGACAGCCGTGAGCCGCACACCCCTGGAACGGGACGTCGGCTCTGCTCGCGAGGAGCAGCGGGTGCGGGCGGCCCTGGCTGCGGAAGGTAACGGAGCGGGGCCCGCGCACCGGGGTGGATGA